The Equus asinus isolate D_3611 breed Donkey chromosome 4, EquAss-T2T_v2, whole genome shotgun sequence genome has a segment encoding these proteins:
- the DUSP19 gene encoding dual specificity protein phosphatase 19 isoform X1, with protein MHSLNQEIKAFSRNNLRKQCTRVTTLSGKKIIETWKDARIYVVEEVEASSGGGCGYVQDVSLDLQVGVIKPWLLLGSQDAAHDLDTLKKHKVTHILNVAYGVENAFLSDFIYKSISILDLPETNILSYFPECFEFIEQVKMKDGVVLVHCNAGVSRAAAIVIGFLMNSDEISFTSAFSLVKNARPSICPNAGFMEQLRTYQEGKESHKCDKIQELEGDNRS; from the exons ATGCACTCCCTTAACCAGGAAATTAAGGCATTCTCCCGGAATAATCTCAGGAAGCAATGCACCAGGGTGACCACGCTATctggaaagaaaattatagaaacatGGAAAGATGCCAGAATTTATGTTGTGGAAGAAGTAGAGGCGAGCAGTGGGGGTGGCTGTGGTTATGTGCAGGACGTTAGCTTGGACCTGCAAGTTGGCGTTATTAAGCCTTGGTTGCTCCTGG GGTCACAAGACGCTGCTCATGATCTGGATACACTGAAAAAgcacaag gTGACTCATATTCTCAATGTTGCATATGGAGTTGAAAATGCTTTCCTCAGTGACTTTATATATAAGAGCATTTCTATATTGGATCTGCCTGAAACCAATATCCTGTCttattttccagaatgttttGAATTTATTGAACAAGTGAAAATGAAG GATGGAGTGGTTCTTGTTCATTGTAATGCGGGAGTTTCCAGGGCTGCTGCAATTGTAATAGGCTTCCTGATGAATTCTGATGAAATCTCATTTACCAGTGCTTTTTCTTTGGTGAAAAATGCAAGGCCTTCCATATGTCCAAATGCTGGCTTCATGGAGCAGCTTCGTACATATCAAGAGGGCAAAGAAAGCCATAAATGTGACAAAATACAGGAATTAGAAGGGGATAACAGGTCGTGA
- the DUSP19 gene encoding dual specificity protein phosphatase 19 isoform X2, with amino-acid sequence MHSLNQEIKAFSRNNLRKQCTRVTTLSGKKIIETWKDARIYVVEEVEASSGGGCGYVQDVSLDLQVGVIKPWLLLGSQDAAHDLDTLKKHKVTHILNVAYGVENAFLSDFIYKSISILDLPETNILSYFPECFEFIEQVKMKVQKQQENPELRVNLLCRGHHREESGLLKQTKLSRPKESSWPEVAAGVEQAE; translated from the exons ATGCACTCCCTTAACCAGGAAATTAAGGCATTCTCCCGGAATAATCTCAGGAAGCAATGCACCAGGGTGACCACGCTATctggaaagaaaattatagaaacatGGAAAGATGCCAGAATTTATGTTGTGGAAGAAGTAGAGGCGAGCAGTGGGGGTGGCTGTGGTTATGTGCAGGACGTTAGCTTGGACCTGCAAGTTGGCGTTATTAAGCCTTGGTTGCTCCTGG GGTCACAAGACGCTGCTCATGATCTGGATACACTGAAAAAgcacaag gTGACTCATATTCTCAATGTTGCATATGGAGTTGAAAATGCTTTCCTCAGTGACTTTATATATAAGAGCATTTCTATATTGGATCTGCCTGAAACCAATATCCTGTCttattttccagaatgttttGAATTTATTGAACAAGTGAAAATGAAG GTGCAGAAGCAACAAGAGAATCCAGAACTCAGGGTGAACCTTCTATGCAGAGGTCACCACAGGGAAGAGTCAGGCCTTCTTAAGCAAACAAAACTCAGTAGGCCTAAGGAGAGCAGCTGGCCAGAGGTGGCAGCCGGGGTGGAGCAAGCTGAGTGA